The Medicago truncatula cultivar Jemalong A17 chromosome 4, MtrunA17r5.0-ANR, whole genome shotgun sequence genome includes a region encoding these proteins:
- the LOC25493478 gene encoding probable inactive receptor kinase At5g67200 has product MPRLITPFFPLFFFFTLASSTNSTLSQDAVSLLSFKQNADQNNKLLYTINEPYDYCEWQGVKCAQGRVVRYVVQSLNLTGFFSPNTLTRLDQLRVMSLRNNSLSGPIPDLSPLTNLKSLFLDRNNFSGSFPPSILFLHRLITLSLSHNNLTGSLPVQLTLLDRLIILRLDSNSFTGSLPSFNQTDLKVFNISANNLTGPVPVTKTLSRFKPALFSDNPGLCGEIIHKQCGHRSRFFGGSSNATAPLSQSEESQGIVVVPSSKRNKNHKKTGLVIGFIVAGFIFLAVSTIIVIALVKKQNTGEKSESPENLQSSTSPAMEVLEVRTENDTKVKKMEEAHKSGKLVFCCGEVQEYTLEQLMRASAELLGRGNVGATYKAVMDSRLILTVKRLDAEKTGGTSGEDFQKHMEMVGRLCHPNLVPLKAFFQAKGERLVIYEYQPNGSLFNLVHGSRSARAKPLHWTSCLKIAEDVAHGLAYIHQVSSLVHGNLKSSNVLLGEDFEACVTDYCLAFLTDSSSTEDPDSAAYKAPEVRKSNRRATSKSDVYAFGVLLLELLTGKHPSKHPFLAPADLQDWVRAMRDDDFSEDNRLEMLTEVASICSATSPEQRPAMWQVLKMIQGIKDSVSMEETELTGLS; this is encoded by the exons ATGCCTCGTTTAATAACACCCTTCTTccctctcttctttttcttcacaTTAGCTTCCTCTACCAACTCTACACTATCACAAGACGCAGTATCTTTACTATCGTTTAAACAAAACGCAGACCAAAACAACAAACTACTCTATACAATAAACGAACCTTATGATTACTGCGAATGGCAAGGAGTCAAATGTGCACAAGGCAGAGTAGTACGCTACGTTGTTCAATCGTTAAACCTCACCGGTTTTTTCTCACCAAACACGTTAACCCGGCTCGACCAACTCCGAGTCATGAGCCTCCGTAACAACTCGCTCTCTGGACCTATTCCAGATCTTTCTCCACTTACAAACCTCAAATCACTCTTCCTCGACCGGAATAATTTCTCCGGTTCATTCCCTCCTTCCATTCTCTTCCTCCATAGACTCATCACTCTTTCACTCTCTCATAACAACCTCACTGGTTCACTTCCGGTTCAGTTAACTCTCCTCGACCGTCTTATTATTCTCCGCCTCGACTCTAACTCATTCACCGGTTCTCTTCCTTCTTTTAACCAAACtgatttaaaagtttttaaCATCTCCGCTAATAACCTCACCGGTCCGGTTCCTGTTACGAAAACTCTTTCACGGTTTAAACCGGCTTTGTTTTCAGATAACCCGGGTTTATGTGGTGAGATTATTCATAAACAATGCGGTCATCGTTCTAGATTCTTTGGTGGTTCTTCAAACGCCACCGCGCCGTTGAGTCAAAGCGAGGAATCGCAGGGAATCGTGGTGGTTCCTTCttcaaagagaaacaaaaaccacaaaaaaacCGGTTTGGTTATCGGGTTCATAGTTGCTGGTTTTATATTTCTAGCTGTTTCTACTATTATTGTAATTGCATTGGTTAAAAAGCAGAACACCGGAGAAAAATCAGAGTCACCGGAAAATTTACAGTCTTCTACTTCACCGGCAATGGAGGTATTGGAAGTGAGAACGGAAAATGATACGAAagtgaagaaaatggaagaagcgCACAAGAGTGGGAAGTTAGTGTTCTGCTGTGGTGAAGTGCAGGAGTATACACTGGAGCAGCTGATGAGAGCTTCTGCTGAGCTTTTAGGAAGAGGGAATGTGGGGGCGACGTACAAGGCGGTGATGGATTCACGGTTGATTTTGACTGTGAAGAGGTTGGATGCCGAAAAAACTGGTGGGACGAGTGGGGAGGATTTTCAGAAGCATATGGAGATGGTGGGGAGGCTTTGTCATCCCAATTTGGTTCCTTTGAAGGCATTTTTTCAGGCTAAGGGAGAGAGGCTTGTTATCTATGAGTATCAACCTAATGGAAGCCTCTTCAATCTTGTTCATg GTTCAAGATCGGCTAGAGCGAAGCCCTTGCATTGGACATCATGCTTAAAAATTGCGGAAGATGTAGCCCATGGACTTGCGTATATTCATCAAGTTTCCTCTCTGGTTCATGGCAATTTAAAATCCTCTAACGTCCTTCTTGGCGAGGACTTTGAAGCTTGTGTTACGGACTATTGTTTAGCCTTCCTTACAGATTCTTCATCGACAGAAGATCCTGATTCTGCAGCCTATAAAGCACCAGAGGTTCGAAAATCTAACCGAAGGGCGACTTCAAAGTCTGATGTGTATGCTTTTGGTGTGTTATTGTTGGAGCTTTTGACAGGTAAACATCCTTCCAAACATCCTTTCCTTGCGCCAGCAGATTTGCAAGATTGGGTTAGGGCAATGAGGGACGATGATTTTAGCGAAGATAACCGGCTAGAAATGCTCACCGAGGTTGCCAGTATTTGCAGTGCAACCTCCCCAGAGCAGAGGCCAGCTATGTGGCAAGTCCTTAAGATGATACAAGGAATAAAGGATAGTGTTTCAATGGAGGAGACTGAACTCACTGGACTCTCATAG